TGCTGCGGGCCATCGTGCAGGACTACGTCTCCACCGAGGAGCCGGTCGGCTCCAAGAGCCTGGTGGACCGCCACAACCTCGGGGTCTCCCCGGCCACCATCCGTAACGACATGGCCGCGCTGGAGGAGGAGGGCTACATCGCTCAGCCGCACACCAGCGCCGGGCGCATCCCGACCGACAAGGGCTACCGGCTCTACGTCGACCGGTTGGCCGGCGTGCGGCCGCTGACGCAGGCCGAGCGGCGCGCGATCGGGCAGTTCCTGGCGGAGGCGGTCAACCTCGACGACGTCGTCGACCGCACTGTGCGACTGCTGGCGCAGTTGACCCGGCAGGTCGCGGTCGTGCAGTACCCCTCGCTGTCCGGCGCCGCGGTGCGCCACCTGGAGCTGCTCTCGATCGCGCCCGGGCGCGTGATGATCGTGCTGATCACCGACACCGGTCGGGTCGAGCAGCGGGTCGTCGACGTGCCGGTGCTCAGCTCCGACGACGTCGTCGCGGACCTACGGGCCCGGCTGAACGCGGCGATGGACGGCAAGCGGCTGCCCGACGCGGACGCGGCGGTCGTCGCCTTGCACACCCAACTGGGCCCCCCCGAGCGACAGACCGACGGGCAGGCGGTGGCCGGCCTGGTCCGCGCGCTGCGGGAGATGATCGACGACAGCCGGGAGCAGCGTGTGGTGCTGGCCGGCGCGGCCAACCTGACTCGCTCCGGCCACGACTTCACGGACTCGCTGCCGCAGGTCCTGGAGGCGTTGGAGGAACAGGTCGTGCTGATGCGGCTGCTCGGTGAGACGGCGACCGCCGAGGTCACCGTCCGCATCGGGGCCGAGACGGCGGTGGCAGGGTTGACCGGGACGTCGATCGTCGCGTCCGGGTACGGGCGCGGTGAGACCACCGCCCGCCTCGGGGTGATCGGCCCGACGCGGATGGACTATCCGGGGACGATGGGAGCGGTTCGCGCAGTGGCACGGTACGTCGGAGACATTGTTTCGCCCGAGGCGCCACATGCCTGACTACTACGCGGTCCTGGGCGTCTCCCGCACCGCCGACGGCGAAACGATCAAGAAGGCGTACCGCAAGCTGGCGATGGCGCTGCATCCGGACCGCAACCCGGACCCGAAGGCGCAGGAGCAGTTCAAGAACGTCACCGCGGCCTACGAGGTCCTCTCCGACCCCCAGAAGCGTCAGATGTACGACCTGGGCGCCGATCCGCTGTCGGCCGGCGGCGGTGCCCCGGGTGGCTTCGGCGGCGCGGCGGGCTTCGCGTTCAGCGACATCATGGACGCGTTCTTCGGCGGCCAGGGCAATGCGCGCGGCCCGCGCAGCCGGGTGCAGCGCGGCCAGGACGCGATGATCCGGCTGGAGATCGAGCTGGCCGAGTCCGCGTTCGGCGCGACCCGCGAGATCCAGATCGACACTGCCGCGGTCTGTGGCCGGTGCCGCGGCGAGGGGTGTGCGCCGGGCACGCACCCGACCCGGTGCGACATGTGCGGCGGGCGCGGCGAGATCCAGTCGGTGCAGCGGTCGTTCCTGGGCCAGGTCATGACATCCCGGCCGTGCAGCCAGTGCCGCGGGTTCGGTGAGGTGATCAGCTCACCGTGCACCGAGTGCGACGGCGAGGGCCGGGTGCGCAGCCGGCGCACGATGAAGGTGAAGATCCCGGCCGGCGTCGACACCGGCACCCGGATCCAGCTGGCCGGCGAGGGCGAGGTCGGGCCCGGTGGCGGCCCACCCGGCGACCTGTACGTCGAGATCATCGAGAACCCGCACCCGCACTTCACCCGCCAGGGCGACGATCTGCACTGCACGGTCACGCTGCCGATGACGGCCGCGGCGCTGGGCACCACGATCGGGATCGAGACCCTCGACGGCCCGTACACAATGGTCATCCGCCCGGGCACCCAGTCCGGGAAGCTGGAACGGCTGACCGCGCGCGGCATCCCGCACCTGCGGTCCACCGGCCGCGGCGACCTGATCGTGCACCTCGAGGTGCTGACCCCGACCAAGCTCGACGAGATGCAGGAGCAAATGCTGCGCGAGTTGGCCCGCGTGCGCGGCGAGGAGCAGCCCACGGGCAATCTGAAGACCGGTCAGCCGGGCCTGTTCTCCAAGATCCGCGACGTCTTCGGCAGCCGCTGAGCAGCCAGCCCGCCCTGCCGCGCCCACCGAATTTGGCCATCCTCTGCTGCCTGTCCCACCTATCAGCGCCGCTGGATAGGTGGGACAGGCAGCAGAAGTCGGGGGTTGGGAGGTGTCGGTGAGGCCGCCAATGTTCCTGGTGGGTGAGGTGCCGGCGACCGGGGCTTTCCGGCTGACCGGTCCGGAGGGACGGCACGCCGCGAAGGTGCGGCGGATGCGGGTCGGGGAGCGGCTCGAACTCGGCGACGGTGCCGGGACGATCGGCGAGGCTGTCGTCACCGAGGTGCTGCCGGAGGGGCTGTCGGTCGCGGTCCAGGCCGTGCGCTTCGTCGCGGAGCCGACGCCGCGACTGGTCGTCGCCCAGGCGTTGGCGAAGGGCGACCGCGCCGAGGCCGCGGTCGAGATGATGACCGAGGTCGGGGTCGACGCGATCGTGCCGTGGGCTGCGGCCCGTTCGGTCGTCCAGTGGTCGGGGGAGCGTGGCGAACGGGCGCGGGCGCGCTGGGCAGCGCACGCTCGGGAGGCTGCCAAGCAGGCGAGTCGGGCCTGGGTGCCGGGCGTCGAGGCCCTGGTCGACACCGAGGCGCTGACGGCACGGATCGAGAACGCCGCCCTGGCCGTCGTGCTGCACGAGAGCGCCACCGATCCGCTGACCGCGGTGCCGCTGCCGGAGGTCGGTGAGGTGCTGCTGGTCGTCGGCCCGGAGGGGGGCGTGGCGGACGAGGAACTGACCGCATTTCAGAAATCCGGGGCGCGGGTGTGCCGGCTGGGACCGGAGGTGCTCCGGACCTCGACGGCCGGCGTGGTGGCGTTGGCCGTAATCTCGGCCCGGACCCGTCGTTGGCACCACACCTGAAAGACACTGCTGGACCGACCGTCAGGGGGTATCCGAATGACCGACTGCCTGTTCTGCAAGATCGTCGCGGGTGAGATCCCGGCCAAGATCGTCGCGGAGACCGCCGACACCGTCGCGTTCCGTGACATCAACCCGCAGGCGCCGGTGCACGTCCTGGTGGTCCCGCGGGAACACCACGTCGACATCGCCGCGATGGCCGCCGCCGACCCCGCCCTGGCCGGACGGGTGGCCGCCGACGCGGCCGCGGTGGCGCAGGCTGAGGGTGTCGGCGAGGCCTTCCGGCTGGTGTTCAACACCGGCGCGGCCGTCGGGCAGAGCGTGTTCCACGTGCACGGGCACGTGCTCGGCGGACGTTCGTTCACCTGGCCGCCCGGGTGACGATCTGCCGGCTTTCGCCCCTGGACCACTAGAATCGGACCGATGGCAGAGACCGCAACGTCGTCACATCGCATCGTGGTGCCCCCGGCAGTGTCGATGGTCGGTCTGCTGGGCACCGCGGACGAGTACCTGCGGACGATCGAAGGCGCGTTCCCAACCCTGGATTTCCTGGCCCGCGGCAACGAGATCACCGTGACCGGTCCGCCGTCCGACGTGGCGCTGGTCGAGCGGCTGTTCGACGAACTCGTAGTGGTCCTGCGCACCGGGGCGCCGCTGTCCACCGACTCGGTGACGCGCTCGATCCAGATGCTGCGGGCCGACACCGTCGAGCGCCCGGCCGACGTGCTGACCGCCGACATCCTGTCCCACCGTGGCCGCTCGATCCGCCCGAAGACGCTTAATCAGAAGCGCTACGTCGACGCGATCGACAAGTTCACGATCACGTTCGGCATCGGCCCGGCCGGCACCGGAAAGACCTACCTGGCGGTCGCGAAGGCGGTCCAGGCGCTGCAGTCCAAGCAGGTCAGCCGGATCATCCTGACCCGCCCGGCGGTCGAGGCCGGCGAACGGCTCGGGTTCCTGCCCGGCACGCTCTACGAGAAGATCGACCCCTACCTGCGCCCGCTCTACGACGCGCTGCGCGACATGCTCGACCCCGAGACCGTGCCGCGGCTGATCACCGACGGGGTCATCGAGGTGGCGCCGCTGGCGTACATGCGGGGCCGGACGTTGAACGACGCGTTCATCATCCTCGACGAGGCGCAGAACACCTCGCCGGAGCAGATGAAGATGTTCCTGACCCGCTTGGGTTTCGGCTCGAAGATCGTGGTCACCGGCGACGTCACGCAGATCGACCTGCCGGCGGGGACCTCCAGCGGGTTGAAGGTGGTCCAGCAGATCCTGGACGGCGTGCGCGACGTCCATTTCGCCTGGCTGACCAGCACCGACGTCGTCCGGCACCGGTTGGTCTCCGACATCGTCGACGCCTACGGCCGCTGGGACGCGTCCCGGGTGGGCGAGTCCTCCACCCGTACGGCTCGGGGGCGACGGTGAACGTCGACATCTGCAACGAATCAGGTCATGACTTCGACGTCGAGGACTTGCTGGACCTGGTGCGGCACGTGCTGGACGAGATGGGCATCCACCCGCAGGCGGAAC
The genomic region above belongs to Sporichthyaceae bacterium and contains:
- the dnaJ gene encoding molecular chaperone DnaJ, coding for MPDYYAVLGVSRTADGETIKKAYRKLAMALHPDRNPDPKAQEQFKNVTAAYEVLSDPQKRQMYDLGADPLSAGGGAPGGFGGAAGFAFSDIMDAFFGGQGNARGPRSRVQRGQDAMIRLEIELAESAFGATREIQIDTAAVCGRCRGEGCAPGTHPTRCDMCGGRGEIQSVQRSFLGQVMTSRPCSQCRGFGEVISSPCTECDGEGRVRSRRTMKVKIPAGVDTGTRIQLAGEGEVGPGGGPPGDLYVEIIENPHPHFTRQGDDLHCTVTLPMTAAALGTTIGIETLDGPYTMVIRPGTQSGKLERLTARGIPHLRSTGRGDLIVHLEVLTPTKLDEMQEQMLRELARVRGEEQPTGNLKTGQPGLFSKIRDVFGSR
- the hrcA gene encoding heat-inducible transcriptional repressor HrcA; amino-acid sequence: MLDDRKLAVLRAIVQDYVSTEEPVGSKSLVDRHNLGVSPATIRNDMAALEEEGYIAQPHTSAGRIPTDKGYRLYVDRLAGVRPLTQAERRAIGQFLAEAVNLDDVVDRTVRLLAQLTRQVAVVQYPSLSGAAVRHLELLSIAPGRVMIVLITDTGRVEQRVVDVPVLSSDDVVADLRARLNAAMDGKRLPDADAAVVALHTQLGPPERQTDGQAVAGLVRALREMIDDSREQRVVLAGAANLTRSGHDFTDSLPQVLEALEEQVVLMRLLGETATAEVTVRIGAETAVAGLTGTSIVASGYGRGETTARLGVIGPTRMDYPGTMGAVRAVARYVGDIVSPEAPHA
- a CDS encoding PhoH family protein, yielding MAETATSSHRIVVPPAVSMVGLLGTADEYLRTIEGAFPTLDFLARGNEITVTGPPSDVALVERLFDELVVVLRTGAPLSTDSVTRSIQMLRADTVERPADVLTADILSHRGRSIRPKTLNQKRYVDAIDKFTITFGIGPAGTGKTYLAVAKAVQALQSKQVSRIILTRPAVEAGERLGFLPGTLYEKIDPYLRPLYDALRDMLDPETVPRLITDGVIEVAPLAYMRGRTLNDAFIILDEAQNTSPEQMKMFLTRLGFGSKIVVTGDVTQIDLPAGTSSGLKVVQQILDGVRDVHFAWLTSTDVVRHRLVSDIVDAYGRWDASRVGESSTRTARGRR
- a CDS encoding 16S rRNA (uracil(1498)-N(3))-methyltransferase, with the translated sequence MRPPMFLVGEVPATGAFRLTGPEGRHAAKVRRMRVGERLELGDGAGTIGEAVVTEVLPEGLSVAVQAVRFVAEPTPRLVVAQALAKGDRAEAAVEMMTEVGVDAIVPWAAARSVVQWSGERGERARARWAAHAREAAKQASRAWVPGVEALVDTEALTARIENAALAVVLHESATDPLTAVPLPEVGEVLLVVGPEGGVADEELTAFQKSGARVCRLGPEVLRTSTAGVVALAVISARTRRWHHT
- a CDS encoding HIT domain-containing protein; this translates as MTDCLFCKIVAGEIPAKIVAETADTVAFRDINPQAPVHVLVVPREHHVDIAAMAAADPALAGRVAADAAAVAQAEGVGEAFRLVFNTGAAVGQSVFHVHGHVLGGRSFTWPPG